A window of Bacteroidota bacterium genomic DNA:
TCTTTTTCCCAAGCGGTTCCGTATAAATAAATGCAGGAGTCCTTTTCCGAAGGGCATTCTTTTTTCTGCAGCAGGTAATCAAAAAGTTTAGAGGCGAAGGTTTCGTCCCGTTCGGGGCATAAAAAGTTCAGGTAGGTTTTTACAACGCCTATTTCCCCGCCCGATAAATTATGCGCCAACTCATAAAGTGAATTCATGCAGCAGTAAGTTAAGGGGACATTCAAAGATGAATATTATTAACAATATATTGATAAATAACAGAATCTTTTTAAGGAATAAGGAAAATAAGGGCATAGGGTATACGGGATTCAGCTGTGATGGAATTTTTTTCTCCCATTCTTCCATCCTTCCTTTTTACTCCGCCCTCCAGTCAATCTCTTCCATTCCTTCGTGCCTGAGAAACTCATTTGCTTTCGAAAAATGTTTGCATCCAAAAAATCCTGAATGAACAGAGAAAGGCGAAGGGTGGGGCGCTTTCAGAACATGATGCTTGGATTTGTCTATCAGAATTTCTTTCGCCTGCGCAAATCTTCCCCAGAGAAGAAACACCAGTCCTTTTCTTTTTTCTGAAAGCGCGCGAATGGCGGCATCTGTAAAATTTTCCCAGCCCTGCTTTTGGTGAGAGCCGGCTTGGTTTGCGCGCACGGTTAGTGTGGCGTTCAATAATAATACTCCTTGCTTTGCCCAATTCTCAAGGTTGCCTGTTTTCGGAATGGGAATCCCCAAATCATCGTGCAGTTCTTTGAAAATATTCTGAAGCGAAGGTGGCTGCTGAATTCCATGGCTCACTGAAAAGCATAACCCATTTGCCTGCCCTTGCCCGTGATAAGGGTCTTGCCCGAGAATAACCACCTTTAC
This region includes:
- the ung gene encoding uracil-DNA glycosylase; translated protein: MNPVIEESWKEVLQEEFKSDYFKILKEFLVEEKKKHIIYPPASKIFACFNDTPFNKVKVVILGQDPYHGQGQANGLCFSVSHGIQQPPSLQNIFKELHDDLGIPIPKTGNLENWAKQGVLLLNATLTVRANQAGSHQKQGWENFTDAAIRALSEKRKGLVFLLWGRFAQAKEILIDKSKHHVLKAPHPSPFSVHSGFFGCKHFSKANEFLRHEGMEEIDWRAE